One window of Esox lucius isolate fEsoLuc1 chromosome 25, fEsoLuc1.pri, whole genome shotgun sequence genomic DNA carries:
- the LOC105007968 gene encoding LOW QUALITY PROTEIN: T-cell ecto-ADP-ribosyltransferase 1 (The sequence of the model RefSeq protein was modified relative to this genomic sequence to represent the inferred CDS: deleted 1 base in 1 codon), which yields MALNSVDDYYKDCSKMLKKVKNYYLIQERQNDRVFNQAWIAAEDYYNSRNVPLGKLSKNNYIALQVYVNASTNFYKSFNNATRTQKTSYNTFKYHSLHFFLTDAIRKLNIKKLLTTFRGTNIRFHVKSLTIRFGQFTSSSESQIIAKGFGKKSCFEIETYFGASIKKYSYLLHEEEVLIPPYEVFDITSVKLKKHIPDLWCEAVYKLQSTKLPKSDLNCQMVRF from the exons ATGGCTCTGAATTCTGTCGATGACTACTACAAGGACTGTAGTAAAATGCTCAAGAAGGTAAAAAACTATTATCTGATACAAGAGAGACAAAATGACAGAGTTTTCAATCAGGCCTGGATTGCTGCTGAAGACTATTACAACTCAAGAAATGTTCCATTGGGAAAGCTctctaaaaacaattacatcGCCCTCCAGGTGTATGTGAATGCTTCAACTAACTTTTACAAGTCTTTCAACAATGCAACTCGTACCCAAAAGACAAGCTACAACACATTCAAGTATCACTCCCTTCACTTCTTCTTGACTGATGCCATACGAAAACTGAACATCAAAAAACTTCTCACAACCTTCCGTGGAACCAATATTAGATTTCATGTAAAAAGTCTCACAATTCGATTCGGTCAGTTTACCTCAAGCTCTGAAAGCCAAATCATAGCTAAAGGGTTT GGAAAAAAATCCTGCTTTGAGATTGAAACTTATTTTGGTGCCTCAATTAAGAAATACTCTTATCTGCTGCATGAGGAGGAGGTGCTGATACCACCCTATGAGGTGTTTGATATTACCTCTGTGAAGCTGAAAAAACACATCCCAGATCTCTGGTGTGAAGCTGTCTACAAACTACAGAGTACTAAGCTTCCAAAAAGTGACTTAAACTGCCAGATGGTTAGATTTTAG
- the LOC105007967 gene encoding NAD(P)(+)--arginine ADP-ribosyltransferase 2-like (The RefSeq protein has 1 substitution compared to this genomic sequence), translated as MTPDSIDDKYDKYSSCRDVMYGKVNRVYLPDEKKANPEFNSSWMKAEEEWKKTVLDDSELTREQFIAIYVYTNPSTSIFSTFNTIVRDGSAPFKYHSLHFFLTDAIRTLNKGCENTYRRTTVDFNPKLFFRFGTFTSSSRSPNITTYGNVSCFSIKTCYGAYLEPYTATKEEEEVLIPPYEVFKVTNVQQNPPKNEPLGDCKVVYTVESIGVQSNFNCKLLNKAGSNRSSNKGYIMLYIMLIISVHF; from the coding sequence ATGACCCCTGATTCCATTGATGACAAATATGACAAATACAGTAGCTGCAGAGATGTTATGTATGGGAAGGTTAACAGGGTTTACCTACCAGATGAGAAAAAGGCTAATCCTGAGTTCAACTCATCTTGGATGAAAGCAGAGGAAGAATGGAAAAAGACCGTTCTAGACGATTCTAAACTGACAAGAGAACAGTTCATTGCCATCTATGTGTACACAAATCCGAGTACTTCTATCTTCTCCACCTTCAACACAATTGTTAGAGATGGGAGCGCACCATTCAAGTACCACTCCCTGCACTTCTTTTTGACTGATGCCATTCGTACATTGAACAAGGGGTGTGAGAACACCTACCGCAGAACCACCGTGGATTTCAATCCCAAACTATTTTTTCGTTTTGGCACCTTCACCTCCAGCTCTCGTTCTCCTAATATAACAACCTATGGGAATGTATCATGCTTTAGTATCAAAACATGCTATGGTGCATATCTGGAGCCCTACACTGCCAcgaaagaagaggaggaggtttTAATCCCCCCCTATGAGGTATTCAAGGTCACCAATGTCCAGCAAAATCCACCCAAGAACGAGCCATTAGGTGACTGTAAAGTAGTCTACACAGTAGAGAGCATCGGAGTTCAGAGCAACTTCAATTGCAAATTGCTTAACAAAGCTGGATCAAACAGATCATCAAACAAAGGCTATATCATGTTGTATATTATGTTGATAATATCTGTACATTTCTGA
- the LOC105007967 gene encoding NAD(P)(+)--arginine ADP-ribosyltransferase 2-like isoform X1: protein MAKDKSLMFVVLYLIHVWTLGVDSITFPLGMTPDSIDDKYDKYSSCRDVMYGKVNRVYLPDEKKANPEFNSSWMKAEEEWKKTVLDDSKLTREQFIAIYVYTNPSTSIFSTFNTIVRDGSAPFKYHSLHFFLTDAIRTLNKGCENTYRRTTVDFNPKLFFRFGTFTSSSRSPNITTYGNVSCFSIKTCYGAYLEPYTATKEEEEVLIPPYEVFKVTNVQQNPPKNEPLGDCKVVYTVESIGVQSNFNCKLLNKAGSNRSSNKGYIMLYIMLIISVHF from the exons ATGGCAAAAGATAAGAGCCTAATGTTTGTTGTGCTATATTTAATTCATGTTTGGACGCTGGGTGTGGACTCG ATCACATTCCCACTGGGCATGACCCCTGATTCCATTGATGACAAATATGACAAATACAGTAGCTGCAGAGATGTTATGTATGGGAAGGTTAACAGGGTTTACCTACCAGATGAGAAAAAGGCTAATCCTGAGTTCAACTCATCTTGGATGAAAGCAGAGGAAGAATGGAAAAAGACCGTTCTAGACGATTCTAAACTGACAAGAGAACAGTTCATTGCCATCTATGTGTACACAAATCCGAGTACTTCTATCTTCTCCACCTTCAACACAATTGTTAGAGATGGGAGCGCACCATTCAAGTACCACTCCCTGCACTTCTTTTTGACTGATGCCATTCGTACATTGAACAAGGGGTGTGAGAACACCTACCGCAGAACCACCGTGGATTTCAATCCCAAACTATTTTTTCGTTTTGGCACCTTCACCTCCAGCTCTCGTTCTCCTAATATAACAACCTATGGGAATGTATCATGCTTTAGTATCAAAACATGCTATGGTGCATATCTGGAGCCCTACACTGCCAcgaaagaagaggaggaggtttTAATCCCCCCCTATGAGGTATTCAAGGTCACCAATGTCCAGCAAAATCCACCCAAGAACGAGCCATTAGGTGACTGTAAAGTAGTCTACACAGTAGAGAGCATCGGAGTTCAGAGCAACTTCAATTGCAAATTGCTTAACAAAGCTGGATCAAACAGATCATCAAACAAAGGCTATATCATGTTGTATATTATGTTGATAATATCTGTACATTTCTGA